A section of the Echeneis naucrates chromosome 12, fEcheNa1.1, whole genome shotgun sequence genome encodes:
- the arsb gene encoding arylsulfatase B gives MPPTCSSARPRLRQGPRSLPACRARTVAGTGRLVFSLAVFVLIFGPDPVSAARRPHVVFILADDFGWYDVGYHGSEIRTPNLDRLSAGGVRLENYYVQPLCTPSRNQLMTGRYQIHTGMQHQIIWPCQPYCVPLQEKLLPQLMKEAGYATHMVGKWHLGMYKKDCLPTRRGFDTYFGYLTGSEDYYTHMRCSPIAALNLTRCALDLREGEEVATGYKGVYSTELFSQRAINIIEKHNSDQPLFLYVALQAVHSPLQVPERYMAPYRFIQDPYRRHYAGMVSAMDEAVGNITLALQQRGHWDNTVLVFSTDNGGQTLYGGSNWPLRGRKWSLWEGGVRGVGFVTSPLLERPGTVSRELIHVSDWLPTLVGLAGGSTNTTKHLDGFDVWNTISKGFTSPRLELLHNIDPLYNDIAPCPGREQQLTLAQVVSGDSRSKSGFNVSIHAAIRSSNWKLLTGYPGCDVWFPRPGHNSSGSGPKRPDRLSSVMLFNIEKDPEERVDLSAQFPAVVDRLLQRLLHHQKNALPINFPADDPGCDPGPAGAWGPWA, from the exons ATGCCGCCCACCTGCAGCTCCGCTCGGCCTCGCCTCCGTCAGGGCCCCCGGTCTTTGCCGGCCTGCCGGGCTCGGACCGTGGCCGGTACCGGACGGCTCGTCTTCTCTCTGGCGGTGTTCGTGTTGATCTTCGGCCCGGATCCGGTCTCCGCGGCCCGGCGGCCTCACGTCGTCTTCATCCTGGCAGACGACTTCGGCTGGTACGATGTCGGCTACCACGGATCCGAGATCAGGACCCCGAACCTGGACCGGCTGTCCGCCGGAGGAGTCCGCCTGGAGAACTACTACGTCCAGCCGCTGTGCACCCCGTCCAGGAACCAGCTGATGACCGGCAGGTACCAG ATCCACACAGGGATGCAGCACCAGATCATCTGGCCCTGCCAGCCCTACTGTGTGCCCCTGCAGGAGAAGCTGCTGCCCCAGCTGATGAAGGAGGCCGGTTACGCCACACACATGGTGGGCAAGTGGCACCTGGGCATGTACAAGAAGGACTGCCTGCCCACACGTCGCGGCTTCGACACATATTTTG GTTACCTGACAGGCAGCGAGGATTATTACACTCACATGCGCTGCAGCCCCATCGCTGCCCTAAACCTGACTCGCTGTGCGTTGGAcctgagggagggagaggaggtcGCCACCGGATACAAAGGAGTCTATTCAACTGAGCTGTTCAgccagagagccatcaacatCATCGAAAAACACAACTCTGACCAG ccGCTCTTCCTCTACGTGGCGCTGCAGGCCGTCCATTCACCGCTGCAGGTGCCGGAGCGCTACATGGCCCCTTATCGTTTCATCCAAGACCCCTATCGCAGGCACTACGCCGGCATGGTGTCGGCCATGGACGAGGCTGTGGGCAACATCACCCTGGCTTTGCAGCAGCGAGGCCACTGGGACAACACGGTGCTGGTGTTCTCCACAG ATAATGGCGGTCAGACGCTGTACGGCGGCAGCAACTGGCCGCTGCGAGGGAGGAAGTGGTCCCTGTGGGAAGGTGGGGTCCGGGGAGTCGGATTTGTCACCAGCCCACTGCTGGAACGCCCCGGGACCGTCAGCCGCGAGCTGATCCacgtctctgattggctgccgACGCTTGTCGGCCTGGCGGGAGGCAGCACCAACACCACCAAGCACCTGGACGGATTCGACGTCTGGAACACAATCAG TAAAGGGTTCACCTCGCCCAgactggagctgctgcacaaCATCGACCCTCTGTACAATGATATCGCCCCAT GTCCTGGCAGGGAGCAGCAGTTAACTTTGGCTCAGGTGGTCAGCGGAGACTCCCGGTCCAAGTCCGGCTTCAATGTGTCCATTCACGCGGCCATCCGATCCTCCAACTGGAAGCTGCTGACTGGCTACCCAG GTTGTGACGTTTGGTTTCCCCGGCCGGGCCACAACAGCTCCGGGTCGGGTCCGAAGCGGCCGGACCGGCTGAGCTCCGTGATGCTGTTCAACATAGAGAAGGATCCGGAGGAGCGGGTGGACCTGTCTGCTCAGTTCCCCGCGGTGGTGGATCGTCTTCTCCAAAGGCTCCTCCACCACCAGAAAAACGCTCTGCCCATAAACTTCCCCGCCGACGACCCCGGGTGTGACCCGGGCCCCGCCGGTGCCTGGGGTCCCTGGGCTTAG